Proteins co-encoded in one Ziziphus jujuba cultivar Dongzao chromosome 9, ASM3175591v1 genomic window:
- the LOC107426435 gene encoding uncharacterized protein LOC107426435, producing MDLLKQELLKKRQSLAEETGGRRVFKRSEIEQKRIQKLREQEKRELEAKSQRHAASSTSSAGAATAKSNPSAITTTSNTATSSSATASKSLTDEQNIDNLVLPKQEVIRRLRFLKQPITLFGEDDESRLDRLKYVLKTGMFEVDSDMTEGQTNDFLRDIAELRKRQKTGILSERKRQKTDVDGVVEDGDGGGGEEELSADGGSSGVDADKDLKRMKANFDELCDEDKILVFFKRLLNEWNQELDEMPEAEKRTAKGKSMVATFKQCARYLNPLFKFCRKKILPDDIRQALMVVVECCLKRDYLAAMDQYIKMAIGNAPWPIGVTMVGIHERSAREKIYTNSVAHIMNDETTRKYLQSVKRLMTFCQRRYPTLPSKAVEFNSLANGSDLQSLLAEERIFGGDQASEERLRILPAPE from the exons ATGGATCTCCTGAAGCAAGAGCTCCTGAAGAAGCGCCAAAGCCTTGCCGAAGAAACTGGCGGCAGGCGAGTCTTCAAGCGCTCCGAAATTGAGCAGAAGCGAATCCAGAAGCTTCGCGAGCAAGAAAAGCGCGAACTAGAGGCCAAATCGCAGCGCCATGCTGCCTCATCCACCAGCAGCGCTGGCGCGGCGACTGCCAAGTCAAATCCCTCGGCGATCACCACCACATCTAATACGGCGACATCTTCCTCTGCCACTGCATCCAAATCCCTAACCGATGAGCAAAACATCGACAACCTGGTTCTCCCGAAGCAAGAAGTTATACGACGCCTTCGGTTCCTCAAGCAGCCGATCACTCTCTTCGGTGAAGACGACGAGTCCAGGCTTGATCGGTTGAAATACGTACTGAAGACTGGGATGTTCGAGGTCGATAGCGACATGACGGAGGGACAGACCAACGATTTTCTGCGGGATATAGCGGAGCTGAGGAAGCGGCAGAAGACGGGGATTTTGAGCGAGAGGAAGCGGCAGAAGACGGATGTTGATGGTGTGGTGGAGGATGGTGATGGAGGTGGTGGTGAGGAGGAGCTGAGCGCCGATGGTGGCTCCAGTGGGGTCGATGCCGATAAGGATTTGAAGCGAATGAAGGCGAATTTTGACGAGCTGTGCGACGAGGATAAGATTCTGGTGTTTTTCAAGAGGCTTTTGAATGAGTGGAACCAAGAGTTGGATGAGATGCCGGAGGCTGAGAAGCGTACAGCTAAAGGAAAATCCATGGTCGCCACCTTCAAGCAGTGTGCGCGGTACTTGAATCCGCTCTTCAAGTTCTGTAGGAagaag ATTCTTCCAGATGATATTCGTCAAGCATTGATGGTGGTTGTTGAATGCTGCTTGAAGCGAGACTACCTAGCAGCAATGGACCAGTATATTAAGATGGCTATTGGAAATGCACCTTGGCCTATTGGTGTTACTATGGTTGGTATTCATGAACGTTCAGCTCGTGAGAAGATCTACACCAACAGCGTTGCCCACATTATGAATGATGAGACAACTCGAAAATACTTACAGTCAGTCAAGAGATTGATGACCTTTTGCCAAAGACGCTACCCAACATTGCCATCTAAAGCAGTGGAATTCAACAGCTTGGCGAACGGCAGTGACTTACAATCTCTGCTAGCAGAAGAAAGGATTTTTGGAGGTGATCAAGCCTCAGAGGAAAGACTTAGGATATTGCCCGCTCCAGAATAG
- the LOC107426443 gene encoding N-terminal acetyltransferase B complex catalytic subunit NAA20 isoform X2 encodes MTTIRRFCCNDLLRFASVNLDHLTETFNMSFYMTYLARWPDYFHVAEGPGHRIMGYIMGKVEGQGESWHGHVTAVTVAPEYRRQQLAKKLMNLLEDISDKIDKAYFVDLFVRASNTPAIKMYEKMHLQRENLHFVPLLAKKKIVSF; translated from the exons ATGACGACGATTCGTAGATTTTGCTGCAACGATCTTCTTCGTTTCGCCTCTGTCAATCTTGACCATCTCACTGAAAct TTCAACATGTCCTTCTATATGACTTATTTGGCAAGATGGCCCGACTATTTTCATGTCGCCGAAGGCCCTGGACACCGAATTATGGGTTATA TTATGGGAAAAGTTGAAGGGCAAGGTGAGTCTTGGCATGGTCATGTAACTGCAGTCACTGTTGCTCCTGAATATCGCAGGCAACAATTAGCCAAGAAACTTATGAACCTGCTCGAAGACATCAGTGACAAGAT TGACAAGGCTTACTTTGTGGATCTTTTTGTAAGAGCATCAAACACACCAGCCATAAAAATGTATGAAAAG ATGCATCTGCAGAGAGAAAATTTACATTTTGTCCCCCTCcttgcaaagaaaaaaattgtatcaTTCTAA
- the LOC107426443 gene encoding N-terminal acetyltransferase B complex catalytic subunit NAA20 isoform X1 has protein sequence MTTIRRFCCNDLLRFASVNLDHLTETFNMSFYMTYLARWPDYFHVAEGPGHRIMGYIMGKVEGQGESWHGHVTAVTVAPEYRRQQLAKKLMNLLEDISDKIDKAYFVDLFVRASNTPAIKMYEKLEYVIYRRVLRYYSGEEDGLDMRKALSRDVEKKSIIPLKRPVTPDELEYD, from the exons ATGACGACGATTCGTAGATTTTGCTGCAACGATCTTCTTCGTTTCGCCTCTGTCAATCTTGACCATCTCACTGAAAct TTCAACATGTCCTTCTATATGACTTATTTGGCAAGATGGCCCGACTATTTTCATGTCGCCGAAGGCCCTGGACACCGAATTATGGGTTATA TTATGGGAAAAGTTGAAGGGCAAGGTGAGTCTTGGCATGGTCATGTAACTGCAGTCACTGTTGCTCCTGAATATCGCAGGCAACAATTAGCCAAGAAACTTATGAACCTGCTCGAAGACATCAGTGACAAGAT TGACAAGGCTTACTTTGTGGATCTTTTTGTAAGAGCATCAAACACACCAGCCATAAAAATGTATGAAAAG CTTGAGTATGTGATATATAGACGGGTGCTGAGATATTATTCGGGAGAAGAAGATGGGTTAG ATATGAGGAAGGCATTATCTCGTGATGTTGAAAAGAAATCCATCATCCCCCTTAAACGGCCAGTTACCCCCGATGAATTAGAGTATGATTAG
- the LOC107426403 gene encoding ent-copalyl diphosphate synthase 1 isoform X1: MSSRSTPHIFSLLSPNSIPSSSSSSSSSSSSLSTNQPYLHPVLANCCNQVENTGTVLFMDDFLSFFQIRYLSIFGVWSFGTKDKRGNLEFHTKCNAISKPRTQEYASVLQNGLPVIKWPEIVEDDIEGEARKIGRWNEIKERVESIKSKLASMDDGEISVSAYDTAWVALVEDIHGSGTPQFPSSLQWIANNQLPDGSWGDCEIFSAHDRIINTLACVVALKSWNVHPDKCHKGMEFLKENISRLRNENTEHMPIGFEVAFPSLLEIARKIDLQIPDDSPILQEIYAKRDLKLTRIPRDIMHRVPTTLLHSLEGMAGLDWEKLLKLQSRDGSFLFSPSSTAFALMETKDLNCFKYLNNAVQKFNGGVPNVYPVDLFEHIWVVDRLQRLGISRFFEPEIKECIDYVSRYWTDKGICWARNSEVRDIDDTAMAFKLLRLHGRKVSADVFENFKKGDEFFCFAGQSSQAVTGMFNLFRASQLLFPGEKILEDAKYFSSKFLRQKQASNELLDKWIIMKDLPGEVGYALEVPWYASLPRVETRFYIQQYGAEHDVWIGKTLYRMPNVSNNEYLELAKLDYNNCQAVHSEEWDKMQRWYSECKLGDYGLSRRSLLMAYFLTVANIFEAERVTERLAWAKTSALIHTIASHFHIQQTTRTAFVNEFRTSNNMRDYVISRRWNTNQKGHGLVKALLGTLNHLSLDTLIEHGQDISGQLRQAWEKWLLKWEEAGDSHQGEAELLVQTLNLSAGRTITEGQVSSNPQYEQLFNITNRVCGALRIYQTQKHRQEFENGSYDYKTECTTTPEIESDMQELVEMVLGDSSDGIDSKVKQTFLTVAKTFYYGAYCDSGTINYHIGKVLFDRVD, from the exons ATGTCTTCTCGTTCTACCCCCCACatcttctctcttctctctcctaATTCAATtccttcctcttcttcatcttcttcatcttcttcttcttctctctctactAATCAACCATACCTTCATCCCg TGTTGGCCAACTGCTGCAACCAAGTAGAGAATACCGGTACTGTACTGTTCATGGAtgactttctctctttctttcaaaTTCGGTACCTGTCAATTTTTG GTGTTTGGTCATTTGGGACTAAAGATAAACGAGGTAACTTAGAGTTTCATACCAAATGCAACGCTATATCCAAGCCACGCACTCAAG AATATGCAAGTGTGCTTCAAAATGGTCTGCCAGTAATAAAGTGGCCCGAGATTGTGGAGGATGACATAGAAGGGGAAGCTAGAAAG attggtAGATGGAATGAGATTAAGGAACGCGTGGAATCCATAAAATCCAAGTTGGCAAGTATGGATGACGGAGAGATCAGCGTATCAGCATATGACACGGCGTGGGTTGCTCTAGTAGAAGATATCCATGGAAGTGGTACTCCTCAATTCCCATCCAGCCTCCAATGGATTGCCAATAATCAGCTACCAGATGGTTCTTGGGGTGACTGTGAAATCTTTTCCGCTCACGATCGTATTATCAACACCTTAGCTTGTGTTGTTGCTTTAAAATCATGGAATGTCCATCCTGACAAATGCCACAAAg gaatggaatttcttaaagaaaatataagcaGACTCAGAAACGAGAACACCGAACACATGCCAATCGGTTTCGAAGTTGCTTTCCCTTCTTTACTAGAAATCGCTCGGAAAATAGACCTTCAAATACCCGATGATTCTCCTATATTGCAAGAGATTTATGCCAAGAGAGATCTAAAGCTGACAAG GATACCGAGGGACATAATGCACAGAGTGCCCACGACACTACTCCATAGTTTGGAAGGAATGGCAGGTCTTGACTGGGAAAAGCTTCTAAAATTACAGTCCCGAGATGGGTCTTTCCTGTTCTCTCCATCTTCCACTGCTTTTGCACTCATGGAGACCAAAGATCTTAACTGcttcaaatatttaaacaatgcggTTCAGAAGTTCAATGGGGGAG TCCCAAATGTGTACCCCGTTGACTTGTTCGAGCACATTTGGGTTGTGGACCGGTTACAACGCTTAGGAATATCTAGATTCTTTGAGCCAGAGATTAAGGAATGTATCGATTATGTTTCCag ATATTGGACAGATAAGGGAATTTGCTGGGCAAGAAATTCGGAAGTTCGGGATATTGACGACACGGCCATGGCGTTTAAGCTACTAAGATTGCACGGCCGTAAAGTTTCAgctg ATGTGTTTGAGAATTTTAAGAAAGGCGATGAGTTTTTCTGCTTTGCCGGACAGTCATCACAGGCGGTGACCGGTATGTTTAATCTGTTCAGAGCTTCTCAGTTGCTTTTTCCAGGAGAGAAGATCCTTGAGGATGCCAAGTACTTCTCTTCCAAATTCCTTAGACAAAAACAAGCCTCTAATGAGTTGCTGGATAAATGGATTATAATGAAGGACTTGCCGGGAGag GTGGGGTACGCGCTGGAGGTTCCATGGTATGCGAGCTTGCCTCGAGTGGAGACCAGATTCTACATCCAACAGTACGGTGCTGAGCATGACGTTTGGATTGGGAAGACTCTGTACAG GATGCCGAATGTGAGCAATAATGAATATCTGGAGCTTGCTAAGTTAGACTACAACAATTGTCAAGCGGTGCATTCCGAGGAGTGGGACAAAATGCAAag GTGGTACTCAGAGTGTAAACTTGGAGACTATGGATTAAGCAGAAGAAGCCTCCTTATGGCATACTTTCTCACAGTGGCCAATATTTTTGAAGCAGAGAGGGTCACCGAGAGACTCGCATGGGCCAAAACCTCTGCCTTAATTCACACTATCGCTTCTCATTTCCACATTCAACAAACCACTAGGACTGCCTTTGTAAATGAATTCAGAACCAGCAACAACATGCGTGACTATGTCATTTCAAG GAGGTGGAATACAAATCAAAAAGGACATGGACTTGTAAAGGCGTTGCTCGGAACCCTGAACCACCTTTCATTGGATACACTCATCGAACACGGTCAAGATATTAGTGGCCAACTACGTCAAGCT tgGGAGAAGTGGCTTCTAAAGTGGGAAGAGGCAGGGGATAGCCACCAAGGAGAAGCAGAGCTACTGGTGCAAACATTAAATCTCAGCGCGGGCCGTACAATTACGGAGGGACAGGTGTCAAGTAATCCTCAATACGAGCAACTCTTTAACATCACCAATAGAGTTTGCGGAGCACTTCGTATTTACCAAACCCAAAAGCACCGCCag gAGTTTGAAAATGGAAGCTACGATTACAAGACAGAGTGCACCACCACACCCGAGATAGAATCAGACATGCAAGAGCTTGTAGAGATGGTGCTGGGAGACTCCTCAGATGGAATCGATTCAAAAGTGAAGCAAACATTTCTGACAGTGGCCAAAACATTTTATTATGGTGCTTACTGTGATTCTGGGACCATCAACTACCACATTGGCAAAGTACTCTTTGATAGAGTGGACTAA
- the LOC107426403 gene encoding ent-copalyl diphosphate synthase 1 isoform X2: MSSRSTPHIFSLLSPNSIPSSSSSSSSSSSSLSTNQPYLHPGVWSFGTKDKRGNLEFHTKCNAISKPRTQEYASVLQNGLPVIKWPEIVEDDIEGEARKIGRWNEIKERVESIKSKLASMDDGEISVSAYDTAWVALVEDIHGSGTPQFPSSLQWIANNQLPDGSWGDCEIFSAHDRIINTLACVVALKSWNVHPDKCHKGMEFLKENISRLRNENTEHMPIGFEVAFPSLLEIARKIDLQIPDDSPILQEIYAKRDLKLTRIPRDIMHRVPTTLLHSLEGMAGLDWEKLLKLQSRDGSFLFSPSSTAFALMETKDLNCFKYLNNAVQKFNGGVPNVYPVDLFEHIWVVDRLQRLGISRFFEPEIKECIDYVSRYWTDKGICWARNSEVRDIDDTAMAFKLLRLHGRKVSADVFENFKKGDEFFCFAGQSSQAVTGMFNLFRASQLLFPGEKILEDAKYFSSKFLRQKQASNELLDKWIIMKDLPGEVGYALEVPWYASLPRVETRFYIQQYGAEHDVWIGKTLYRMPNVSNNEYLELAKLDYNNCQAVHSEEWDKMQRWYSECKLGDYGLSRRSLLMAYFLTVANIFEAERVTERLAWAKTSALIHTIASHFHIQQTTRTAFVNEFRTSNNMRDYVISRRWNTNQKGHGLVKALLGTLNHLSLDTLIEHGQDISGQLRQAWEKWLLKWEEAGDSHQGEAELLVQTLNLSAGRTITEGQVSSNPQYEQLFNITNRVCGALRIYQTQKHRQEFENGSYDYKTECTTTPEIESDMQELVEMVLGDSSDGIDSKVKQTFLTVAKTFYYGAYCDSGTINYHIGKVLFDRVD, from the exons ATGTCTTCTCGTTCTACCCCCCACatcttctctcttctctctcctaATTCAATtccttcctcttcttcatcttcttcatcttcttcttcttctctctctactAATCAACCATACCTTCATCCCg GTGTTTGGTCATTTGGGACTAAAGATAAACGAGGTAACTTAGAGTTTCATACCAAATGCAACGCTATATCCAAGCCACGCACTCAAG AATATGCAAGTGTGCTTCAAAATGGTCTGCCAGTAATAAAGTGGCCCGAGATTGTGGAGGATGACATAGAAGGGGAAGCTAGAAAG attggtAGATGGAATGAGATTAAGGAACGCGTGGAATCCATAAAATCCAAGTTGGCAAGTATGGATGACGGAGAGATCAGCGTATCAGCATATGACACGGCGTGGGTTGCTCTAGTAGAAGATATCCATGGAAGTGGTACTCCTCAATTCCCATCCAGCCTCCAATGGATTGCCAATAATCAGCTACCAGATGGTTCTTGGGGTGACTGTGAAATCTTTTCCGCTCACGATCGTATTATCAACACCTTAGCTTGTGTTGTTGCTTTAAAATCATGGAATGTCCATCCTGACAAATGCCACAAAg gaatggaatttcttaaagaaaatataagcaGACTCAGAAACGAGAACACCGAACACATGCCAATCGGTTTCGAAGTTGCTTTCCCTTCTTTACTAGAAATCGCTCGGAAAATAGACCTTCAAATACCCGATGATTCTCCTATATTGCAAGAGATTTATGCCAAGAGAGATCTAAAGCTGACAAG GATACCGAGGGACATAATGCACAGAGTGCCCACGACACTACTCCATAGTTTGGAAGGAATGGCAGGTCTTGACTGGGAAAAGCTTCTAAAATTACAGTCCCGAGATGGGTCTTTCCTGTTCTCTCCATCTTCCACTGCTTTTGCACTCATGGAGACCAAAGATCTTAACTGcttcaaatatttaaacaatgcggTTCAGAAGTTCAATGGGGGAG TCCCAAATGTGTACCCCGTTGACTTGTTCGAGCACATTTGGGTTGTGGACCGGTTACAACGCTTAGGAATATCTAGATTCTTTGAGCCAGAGATTAAGGAATGTATCGATTATGTTTCCag ATATTGGACAGATAAGGGAATTTGCTGGGCAAGAAATTCGGAAGTTCGGGATATTGACGACACGGCCATGGCGTTTAAGCTACTAAGATTGCACGGCCGTAAAGTTTCAgctg ATGTGTTTGAGAATTTTAAGAAAGGCGATGAGTTTTTCTGCTTTGCCGGACAGTCATCACAGGCGGTGACCGGTATGTTTAATCTGTTCAGAGCTTCTCAGTTGCTTTTTCCAGGAGAGAAGATCCTTGAGGATGCCAAGTACTTCTCTTCCAAATTCCTTAGACAAAAACAAGCCTCTAATGAGTTGCTGGATAAATGGATTATAATGAAGGACTTGCCGGGAGag GTGGGGTACGCGCTGGAGGTTCCATGGTATGCGAGCTTGCCTCGAGTGGAGACCAGATTCTACATCCAACAGTACGGTGCTGAGCATGACGTTTGGATTGGGAAGACTCTGTACAG GATGCCGAATGTGAGCAATAATGAATATCTGGAGCTTGCTAAGTTAGACTACAACAATTGTCAAGCGGTGCATTCCGAGGAGTGGGACAAAATGCAAag GTGGTACTCAGAGTGTAAACTTGGAGACTATGGATTAAGCAGAAGAAGCCTCCTTATGGCATACTTTCTCACAGTGGCCAATATTTTTGAAGCAGAGAGGGTCACCGAGAGACTCGCATGGGCCAAAACCTCTGCCTTAATTCACACTATCGCTTCTCATTTCCACATTCAACAAACCACTAGGACTGCCTTTGTAAATGAATTCAGAACCAGCAACAACATGCGTGACTATGTCATTTCAAG GAGGTGGAATACAAATCAAAAAGGACATGGACTTGTAAAGGCGTTGCTCGGAACCCTGAACCACCTTTCATTGGATACACTCATCGAACACGGTCAAGATATTAGTGGCCAACTACGTCAAGCT tgGGAGAAGTGGCTTCTAAAGTGGGAAGAGGCAGGGGATAGCCACCAAGGAGAAGCAGAGCTACTGGTGCAAACATTAAATCTCAGCGCGGGCCGTACAATTACGGAGGGACAGGTGTCAAGTAATCCTCAATACGAGCAACTCTTTAACATCACCAATAGAGTTTGCGGAGCACTTCGTATTTACCAAACCCAAAAGCACCGCCag gAGTTTGAAAATGGAAGCTACGATTACAAGACAGAGTGCACCACCACACCCGAGATAGAATCAGACATGCAAGAGCTTGTAGAGATGGTGCTGGGAGACTCCTCAGATGGAATCGATTCAAAAGTGAAGCAAACATTTCTGACAGTGGCCAAAACATTTTATTATGGTGCTTACTGTGATTCTGGGACCATCAACTACCACATTGGCAAAGTACTCTTTGATAGAGTGGACTAA
- the LOC107426436 gene encoding uncharacterized protein LOC107426436, producing MGTLTLFPLSLSFPLRPPFLSPLKFHVSNSIFSPRISSAALKSRRSSSRIVVGGNSSDSEKSQFLDENGVVDDMDGYLNYLSLEYDSVWDTKPSWCQPWTITLTGVLAIAFSWLILQSVVVTALVSLLICAWWYIFLYSYPKAYTEMIAERRKKVTNGVEDTFGLKKIQ from the exons ATGGGCACTCTAACTCTCTTCcctctctcactctcttttcCTCTTCGACCACCTTTTCTTTCCCCTTTAAAATTCCATGTCTCCAATTCCATTTTCTCGCCGCGCATATCTTCAGCTGCTCTGAAATCAAGGAGATCTAGTAGCAGAATTGTTGTGGGAGGCAATTCAAGCGACTCGGAGAAGTCGCAGTTCTTGGATGAAAATGGAGTAGTTGATGATATGGACGGCTATCTCAACTATCTTTCTCTTGAATATGACTCTGTTTGGGACACTAAACCATCCTG GTGCCAACCATGGACAATTACATTGACTGGAGTATTAGCAATTGCCTTTAGCTGGCTCATATTGCAATCAGTTGTTGTCACGGCACTCGTATCGTTACTAATATGCGCATGGTGGTACATATTTCTGTATTCTTATCCAAAG GCATACACAGAAATGATTGCTGAGCGAAGGAAGAAAGTGACAAACGGAGTTGAAGACACATTTGGTTTGAAGAAGATCCAATAA
- the LOC107426407 gene encoding COMPASS-like H3K4 histone methylase component WDR5B: MSSSGGQAPYKPYRHLKTLQAHERAVSCVKFSNDGTLLASASLDKTVIIWSSPTFALVQRLSGHSEGVSDLAWSSDSHYICSASDDRTLRIWDARSTTGECVKTLRGHSNFVFCVNFNPQSNLIVSGSFDETVRVWEVKTGKCLHIIRAHALPVTSVHFNRDGSLIVSASHDGSCKIWEAASGKCLKTLIDDKVPAVSFAKFSPNGKFILVATHNDTLKLWNYSTGKFLKIYTGHVNRVYCITSTFSVTNGKYIVSGSEDRCVYLWDLQQKTMVQKLEGHSDTVISVACHPVENKIASAGLDGDRTVRIWVQDA, from the exons ATGTCCAGCAGCGGTGGCCAAGCACCGTACAAACCATACCGGCACCTGAAGACCCTTCAAGCCCACGAACGCGCGGTTTCGTGCGTGAAGTTCTCCAACGACGGTACCCTCCTCGCGTCCGCTTCCCTGGACAAGACCGTCATCATCTGGTCCTCTCCCACCTTCGCCCTCGTCCAGCGCCTCTCCGGTCACTCCGAGGGCGTGTCCGACCTCGCCTGGTCCTCCGACTCTCACTACATCTGCTCCGCCTCTGATGACCGTACCCTCCGCATCTGGGACGCACGCTCCACCACCGGTGAGTGTGTGAAGACCCTCCGCGGCCACTCCAACTTCGTGTTTTGCGTCAATTTCAATCCCCAGTCCAATCTCATAGTCTCCGGTTCCTTTGACGAAACGGTTCGTGTCTGGGAGGTCAAGACCGGCAAGTGCCTTCACATCATCAGGGCCCACGCCCTCCCCGTGACTTCCGTACACTTCAACCGCGATGGGTCCCTCATCGTTTCCGCAAGCCACGATGGTTCTTGCAAGATATGGGAGGCGGCCTCCGGGAAGTGCTTGAAGACTCTCATTGACGATAAGGTCCCTGCTGTGTCCTTCGCAAAGTTCTCCCCTAACGGCAAATTCATACTCGTAGCCACTCACAATGACACCCTT AAGCTGTGGAACTACTCCACTGGGAAGTTCTTGAAAATCTACACGGGTCATGTGAACAGAGTATACTGCATAACATCCACATTTTCTGTGACGAATGGCAAATACATTGTAAGTGGATCTGAGGATCGCTGTGTTTACCTATGGGATCTCCAGCAGAAAACTATGGTTCAGAAACTTGAAGGCCACTCTGACACTGTTATCTCCGTTGCCTGCCATCCAGTCGAGAATAAAATTGCTTCTGCTGGCCTTGATGGTGATAGAACTGTGAGGATTTGGGTTCAAGATGCATAa